A single region of the Gorilla gorilla gorilla isolate KB3781 chromosome 1, NHGRI_mGorGor1-v2.1_pri, whole genome shotgun sequence genome encodes:
- the BTG2 gene encoding protein BTG2: MSHGKGTDMLPEIAAAVGFLSSLLRTRGCVSEQRLKVFSGALQEALTEHYKHHWFPEKPSKGSGYRCIRINHKMDPIISRVASQIGLSQPQLHQLLPSELTLWVDPYEVSYRIGEDGSICVLYEEAPLAASCGLLTCKNQVLLGRSSPSKNYVMAVSS; the protein is encoded by the exons ATGAGCCACGGGAAGGGAACCGACATGCTCCCGGAGATCGCCGCCGCCGTGGGCTtcctctccagcctcctgagGACCCGGGGCTGCGTGAGCGAGCAGAGGCTTAAGGTCTTCAGCGGGGCGCTCCAGGAGGCACTCACAG AGCACTACAAACACCACTGGTTTCCCGAAAAGCCGTCCAAGGGCTCCGGCTACCGCTGCATTCGCATCAACCACAAGATGGACCCCATCATCAGCAGGGTGGCCAGCCAGATCGGACTCAGCCAGCCCCAGCTGCATCAGCTGCTGCCCAGCGAGCTGACCCTGTGGGTGGACCCCTATGAGGTGTCCTACCGCATTGGGGAGGACGGCTCCATCTGCGTCTTGTACGAGGAGGCCCCACTGGCCGCCTCCTGTGGGCTCCTCACCTGCAAGAACCAAGTGCTGCTGGGCCGGAGCAGCCCCTCCAAGAACTACGTGATGGCGGTCTCCAGCTAG